The genomic region GAAAGGATTTTGGCATAACCCTGAAGAAAAGCGGGCGGGTGATAGGGGTATTTTCAATATTTGGGATAAACAAAAAGGCAGGAAAAGCGGAAATCGGGTACTGGCTTGGGGAATCCTACTGGGGAAGAGGGCTTGGAACTGAAGCCATGGAGCTTGCGGTAAGCTATTGTTTTGCGCAATTGTCCCTCGTAAAAATCTGGGCACGGGTCCGCCGCGGAAATACTGCTTCAAGGCGGCTGCTCGAAAAGTCCGGGTTTTCAAAAGAGCGAAAAAAGCCGACAAAGCCAAAAAACACTAAAGGCGCCCCGGCCATCTGTTACTCCCTTAGCAGACCAGTGTGATGATATCCAAAAGCAATCACCCGGCAGGAACAGAAAAATAAAGCTTATTA from Candidatus Aenigmatarchaeota archaeon harbors:
- a CDS encoding GNAT family N-acetyltransferase; translation: MKLAISGRRVILQPLKNADSREIALQANGRLLAKFTSIPQPYTAKAALDYIKQSRDEAKEGKRKDFGITLKKSGRVIGVFSIFGINKKAGKAEIGYWLGESYWGRGLGTEAMELAVSYCFAQLSLVKIWARVRRGNTASRRLLEKSGFSKERKKPTKPKNTKGAPAICYSLSRPV